In one window of Nothobranchius furzeri strain GRZ-AD chromosome 11, NfurGRZ-RIMD1, whole genome shotgun sequence DNA:
- the nfatc4 gene encoding nuclear factor of activated T-cells, cytoplasmic 4: MGAAPGSGWEEGEFEFKLVFEEDPPQRQLQGPSPVRTAELESCVPGEESDGVLLQLDSSNSNDLGMDNHLAVSHAGHTITIPTPPSSSQRAGMHSPPPRRAAIREFTGTYESLPARSVQVSESCVVECPSIQITTISPEDDSAPSFPSYWDMGSSGGWDRERLYLPLLDPFSYRDRCPGSLSPSPASSPSSRGWLSPASSCDSLLVEEEELSEATSSFGLSPSSRPTSPGGKKRRNSPLASPCTSRRGSYSEELQGCTLEGGESTSQSQALPGSCELSIPQKTRKTSLEQLSTREVDQEQAPGHGSPCPLAETQQTRRDPPSLSMDYLPVPPALAWGRTRASAQSPLFRSNALPPLDWPLPSQFDQYELRIEVQPRPHHRAHYETEGSRGAVKAAPTGHPVVKLCGYTERKPLSLQVFVGTADDRSIRPHPFYQIHRVTGKMVGTASHESVQAGTKVLDIPLNPENNMTALIDCAGILKLRNSDIELRKGETDVGRKNTRVRLVFRTQLSLAPLVASSGRVLALQVASLPIECSQRSAQELPVIESISLTCCSVEGGEELLLTGNNFLAISRVLFMERGTDGKLQWEEEAHVDRDNSNECLLCVRVPAYSDLSISQPVSVSLYVSNGKRKRSSTHSFKFRPVMFKEEDPLLSRPPVPPLDGGPSRMDRGFHVSDDRGLGFHLPPYPSAYSPPCPAISYHEEYCSKPDTTVEESGGSRAALSERHPSFENLELGFTELLAPLYPRVPQPPSPSPSPWLDSPYLSSSPSPSHSSSLSPFPTESPIANSPLPPIPTPPFPQCSPYTPEVCPSPPSIPYQDTCLAPFSHYEGWDPEGRVLGTGHGREGDAKIQECPLEFSSSPSMHHITFEEVSEFIGEDIQTFHSGSLMNNHPN, from the exons ATGGGGGCCGCGCCGGGCTCGGGCTGGGAGGAGGGCGAGTTCGAGTTCAAACTGGTGTTTGAGGAGGATCCGCCTCAGCGGCAGCTCCAGGGACCGTCCCCGGTgcgcacagccgagctggagagcTGCGTTCCCGGAGAGGAAAGTGATGGCGTCCTGTTGCAACTGGACTCCTCTAACAGCAACGACCTGG GTATGGACAACCATCTAGCTGTCTCTCATGCGGGACACACAATCACCATCCCTACTCCTCCATCATCCAGTCAGAGGGCAGGGATGCATTCCCCGCCTCCTCGCCGGGCcgccatcagggagtttactgggACCTATGAGAGCCTGCCAGCACGCTCTGTGCAG GTTTCAGAGTCTTGTGTGGTCGAGTGCCCCAGCATCCAGATAACCACCATCTCACCTGAAGATGACTCAGCACCCTCTTTTCCCAGCTATTGGGACATGGGCAGCAGTGGCGGGTGGGACAGAGAGCGTCTTTACCTCCCTCTGCTGGACCCTTTTTCTTATCGTGATAGATGCCCGGGGTCCCTCAGCCCAAGCCCTGCCTCCAGCCCCTCCTCGCGGGGTTGGCTCAGCCCTGCCTCCAGCTGCGACTCCCtgctggtggaggaggaggagctcaGTGAGGCCACCAGCAGTTTTGGACTCTCGCCATCCTCAAGGCCTACTTCACCTGGGGGTAAAAAGCGTAGGAACTCTCCGTTGGCCTCTCCTTGTACTTCACGGAGGGGTAGTTACTCAGAGGAGCTGCAGGGGTGTACCCTCGAGGGTGGAGAGTCCACCTCTCAGTCACAAGCTCTGCCTGGAAGCTGTGAGCTCAGTATCCCACAGAAAACCAGAAAAACCTCATTGGAACAG TTGTCTACCAGGGAGGTGGATCAGGAGCAGGCTCCAGGCCACGGCTCCCCATGCCCCCTAGCAGAGACCCAGCAGACCAGAAGAGACCCCCCATCCTTGAGCATGGACTACCTCCCTGTACCTCCTGCTCTGGCCTGGGGCAGAACTAGAGCTAGTGCCCAGAGTCCTCTGTTTAG GTCGAACGCTCTGCCCCCTCTCGACTGGCCGCTGCCCTCCCAGTTTGACCAGTATGAGCTACGTATTGAGGTGCAGCCCCGCCCACACCACCGGGCCCACTACGAGACTGAAGGCAGCAGAGGTGCCGTCAAAGCTGCACCAACAGGACATCCTGTCGTCAAG CTGTGTGGATACACGGAGAGGAAGCCACTTTCGCTGCAGGTCTTCGTTGGAACAGCTGATGACCGCTCGATCAGGCCACATCCCTTCTATCAGATACACAG GGTGACGGGGAAGATGGTCGGCACAGCCAGTCATGAGAGTGTTCAGGCCGGAACCAAAGTTCTGGACATTCCTCTGAACCCTGAGAACAACATGACTGCTCT CATCGATTGCGCCGGGATTTTGAAGCTGAGAAACTCAGACATCGAGCTGAGGAAAGGCGAAACAGACGTTGGGAGGAAAAACACTCGCGTTCGTTTGGTGTTTCGTACTCAGCTCTCTCTGGCGCCCCTTGTGGCCTCCTCAGGAAGAGTTTTGGCTCTTCAGGTCGCCTCTCTTCCTATCGAATGCT CTCAGCGCTCAGCTCAGGAGCTGCCCGTCATCGAGTCCATCAGCCTTACCTGCTGCTCAGTGGAAGGAGGGGAGGAGTTGCTGCTAACTGGGAACAACTTTCTGGCAATATCCAGGGTCCTTTTCATGGAGAGAGGAACAG ATGGTAAGCTACAGTGGGAAGAGGAGGCTCACGTCGACAGAGACAACAGCAACGAG TGTTTGTTGTGTGTGAGAGTTCCTGCCTACAGCGACCTGTCCATCAGCCAGCCCGTGTCCGTCAGTCTCTATGTCTCTAACGGGAAGAGAAAACGGAGCAGCACTCACAGCTTCAAGTTTCGTCCTG TCATGTTTAAAGAGGAGGATCCTTTGCTGTCCCGACCCCCCGTCCCACCTCTGGATGGCGGTCCATCCAGAATGGACAGAGGTTTCCATGTGTCTGATGACAGGGGGCTGGGCTTCCACCTGCCCCCATACCCTTCTGCTTACTCCCCTCCCTGTCCGGCCATCAGCTACCATGAAGAGTACTGCTCCAAACCTGACACCACGGTGGAGGAGTCGGGTGGGTCCAGGGCAGCTCTGTCTGAGCGTCACCCCAGCTTTGAGAATCTGGAGCTGGGCTTCACTGAGCTCCTCGCCCCTCTGTACCCCCGTGTTCCACAGCCTCCCTCCCCATCTCCTTCCccatggctggactctccctACCTCTCCTCTTCACCCTCCCCTTCCCACTCCTCCTCCCTCAGTCCGTTCCCAACCGAAAGTCCCATTGCAAACTCCCCCCTGCCTCCCATTCCCACTCCACCTTTTCCACAGTGCTCTCCGTATACTCCAGAGGTATGCCCCTCCCCTCCCTCCATACCCTACCAGGACACCTGCCTAGCACCTTTCTCCCACTATGAGGGCTGGGACCCCGAAGGGAGAGTGTTGGGTACGGGGCATGGGAGAGAGGGGGATGCAAAGATCCAGGAGTGTCCTCTGGAGTTCAGCAGCTCTCCCTCGATGCACCACATTACCTTTGAAGAAG TGTCGGAGTTCATCGGGGAGGACATCCAGACCTTTCATTCAGGTTCACTCATGAACAACCATCCAAACTGA